A genomic stretch from Larus michahellis chromosome 7, bLarMic1.1, whole genome shotgun sequence includes:
- the SCRN3 gene encoding secernin-3, which translates to MSPRPPPSSCDTFVALPPATTGGRVVFGKNSDRPADEVQEVVYFPAAVHPPGAALECTYVRIDQAERTHGVVLSRPAWLWGAEMGANEHGLCIGNEAVWGREEAGGEEALLGMDLVRLGLERADTAEKAVTVIVDLLEKYGQGGNCMESQMAFTYHNSFLIADRKEAWVLETSGKYWAAEKVEGGVRNISNQLSITTKIDREHPELKEYAKSKGWWDGKKEFDFAATYSYVNTARMTTTRGRYCEGYKLLNKHKGSITSEIMMEILRDKESGINMEGGFMTTGSMVSVLPQQPNLPCIHYFTGTPDPARSVFKPFIFVPNITQLLKTISPTFGHDDPVKKQPRFQSKPDRRHELYKKHESAAVVMETIKGKGKEMLKEIEKLEKQKISEMESILQNGCLDADQVVNLFSQCVEEELKIYS; encoded by the exons ATgtccccccggccgccccccagTTCCTGTGACACCTTCGTGGCGCTGCCGCCCGCCACGACGGGGGGTCGCGTCGTCTTCGGGAAGAACTCGGACCGGCCGGCGGATGAGGTGCAGGAGGTGGTGTATTTCCCGGCCGCCGTCCACCCGCCGGGCGCGGCGCTGGAG TGTACCTACGTGAGGATCGACCAGGCGGAGAGGACGCACGGCGTGGTGCTGAGCCGGCCCGCCTGGCTGTGGGGCGCCGAGATGGGCGCCAACGAGCACGGCCTCTGCATCGGGAACGaagcggtgtggggcagggaggaggcggGCGGCGAGGAGGCCCTCCTCGGCATGGACCTCGTCAG GCTGGGACTCGAGAGAGCGGACACAGCTGAAAAGGCTGTTACTGTCATAGTTGATTTGCTAGAAAAATATGGACAGGGAGGAAACTGTATGGAGAGTCAGATGGCATTTACATACCATAACAGTTTTCTGATAGCCGACCGAAAGGAGGCATGGGTGCTGGAAACATCAGGAAAATACTGGGCAGCAGAAAAAGTAGAAG GTGGCGTACGGAATATTTCCAACCAGCTCTCTATCACAACCAAGATTGACAGAGAACACCCAGAACTGAAGGAATATGCCAAAAGCAAGGGCTGGTGGGATGGGaaaaaggaatttgattttgCTGCCACATATTCTTATGTAAATACTGCCAGAATGACCACAACAAGAGGCCGATATTGTGAAGGCTATAAACTTCTGAACAAACACAAAG GATCTATCACTTCTGAAATAATGATGGAAATTCTTCGTGACAAGGAGAGTGGCATTAATATGGAAGGTGGATTTATGACAACTGGAAGCATGGTGTCTGTATTGCCTCAACAGCCCAATCTCCCCTGTATTCACTACTTCACTGGAACTCCCGATCCTGCGAG gtCTGTATTCAAGCCTTTCATTTTTGTGCCCAATATTACTCAGTTATTAAAAACTATCTCCCCTACATTTGGGCATGATGATCCAGTTAAGAAGCAACCACGTTTTCAGAGTAAGCCAGATCGAAGACATGAGCTCTATAAAAAACATGAAAGTGCTGCTGTAGTTATGGAAACTATCAAG GGCAAAGGTAAAGAGATGCTGAAAGAGATAGAGAAGTTGGAGAAGCAAAAGATAAGTGAAATGGAATCAATCCTGCAAAATGGATGTCTTGATGCTGACCAAGTGGTTAACCTTTTTTCACAGTGTGTAGAAGAAGAACTCAAGATATATAGCTAA